Within Acidobacteriota bacterium, the genomic segment GCCGGGTCTTCGCGCAGGATCTTCAGAGCTTCGACACCGCTGATTCCAGGCAGATTGATGTCCATCAGAATCACGTCCGGTTGAGAGGCTCGCGCAAGCTCGATTCCGAGAGTCCCGTTCACCGCACCCAACAGGCGTATGTCGGATCGGCGCGCGATCAATTGCTCGACCAGCCTCAGGTTAGCCAGGTTGTCCTCGACATAGAGCAAAGTGCGCAGCGGTGCGCCGGTCGGGACTTGCCCGTGGACAACGATTGCGGATTCGGTGCTTGCAACTGCAAGTGGTGGTGCCGAAGTCAAAAGCAGTTCGATCCAGAAGACGCTTCCCACGCCGACGCTGCTTTCCGCCCCGATGACGCCCCCCATCATTTCGACTAGCCGCTTGCTTACCACGAGGCCGATGCCGGTGCCTTCCTTGCCGCTGTCCTCTTGTCCGAGACGATTGAATGACTGGAAAAGCTGCGCCAGCTTTTCCGGAGGCAATCCCCCGCCGGTGTCCACGACGCTGATGCGAATGCGCTCCGGACGGGCTGGGGTGCACTTCACATCGACGGTTCCCTGCTCCCGGTTGTATTTGATCGCGTTGGAAAGGAGGTTGATGAGCACCTGCTTCAAACGGGTCCGGTCGGCCTTGACAAAGTAGGAGACATCCAGCTGGGGCAGGGTCATGGTGATGCCACGCTGTTGCGCCTGCGGCTCCATCATGGCTTGGCATTCAGATATGACCTCGGCCAACGACACCGGTTCCGGCGACAGCGACACCTTCCCGGCTTCGACCTCTGCGAGATCGAGGACTTCGTTGATCAACTTCTGCAGATGCCAACCCGCCTTCAGAATCTGGGCAATGCTTTGCTTCTGGGACGCCGTCGGCAAGGGGGAGACTGACTCCAGCAATTGGGCGAAACCGAGCATCGCAGTGAGCGGGGTGCGAAGCTCATGGCTCATGCTGGAAAGGAAGTCCGATTTCGCGAGGTTGGCTTTCTCGGCTGCGGACTTGGCGCTCTCGAGTTCGATGTTCGTTTCCTGGAGCGCCTGCTCGAAGTGCTTGCGTTCGGTAACGTCGCGCGCGGCGGCGAATACGCCTTGTAGCCTCCGATCTCGGTCGTAGAAGGTCGTCGCGTTGTAGGACACAACTGTTTTCTTGCCGTCCCTGGCGCGCGCAGTGAGCTCGTAGTTGGTGACCTTCTTCTCGCTCAACACCAGCTTGATGGCCGCTTCGGCCCGCTCGGGATCGGTGAAGTAGTTCTTGAACGGCGCGCCGATCAA encodes:
- a CDS encoding PAS domain S-box protein yields the protein FNSANFSSIATDEKGVIQIFNVGAERMLGYAAADVMNKITPADISDPQEVIARAKALSVELATTITPGFEALVFKASRGIEDIYELTYIRKDGSRFPAIVSVTALRDAQDKIIGYLLIGTDNTARKRVEAEQEKLDQRLRDQQFYTRSLVESNIDALMTTDPRGIITDLNKQMEALTGCTRDELIGAPFKNYFTDPERAEAAIKLVLSEKKVTNYELTARARDGKKTVVSYNATTFYDRDRRLQGVFAAARDVTERKHFEQALQETNIELESAKSAAEKANLAKSDFLSSMSHELRTPLTAMLGFAQLLESVSPLPTASQKQSIAQILKAGWHLQKLINEVLDLAEVEAGKVSLSPEPVSLAEVISECQAMMEPQAQQRGITMTLPQLDVSYFVKADRTRLKQVLINLLSNAIKYNREQGTVDVKCTPARPERIRISVVDTGGGLPPEKLAQLFQSFNRLGQEDSGKEGTGIGLVVSKRLVEMMGGVIGAESSVGVGSVFWIELLLTSAPPLAVASTESAIVVHGQVPTGAPLRTLLYVEDNLANLRLVEQLIARRSDIRLLGAVNGTLGIELARASQPDVILMDINLPGISGVEALKILREDPA